In the genome of Podospora pseudocomata strain CBS 415.72m chromosome 7, whole genome shotgun sequence, the window CGGCTTTGAAAGTACGGCGCCGCAGCAAGAAACATGTTCCTGCATCGCACAGCATCAGATCACGAACGTCATTGTCTCAACGGTCAACAGGGGAAGCATACCACGCCCACAGCATCGCCACGCCAATAAAGGCAAATATGGAGTACTCGATCCACGAAAACGGCGACTGCTCCTCATACACCTCCCCCTCTAGCGTTCCCGAGCGGGAGTCATCATCGTCGGAATCCGTCAACGGCGAGTACTCGTCTGGGTCGGCCTTTACAGGCGCAAACACATTCTTGAGGCGATCCATGTTCCGTGTGTGTCTTGGGTTCTGTCGTTGTACCGTACCACTTCCGACTGAATCGCCCGAGTCTCAGACACCTTCAAGTCAAGGGAGAGGCAATAGGAAAATAAGTCGTCCTCTCGGGGAGTTTTATCGCAAATCGCCCTGGTGGTTCTGCCTTGCCTTGACCCCTCTGTGACTCCCCCCCCACAGATACCAAGTTCCCGGAAACAAGTTGCGACTGGGCTGAAAAGGTCACCCCACTGTCGTACTGCCCGACGAGGTTGGTTTAGTCCAGAAtagggaggttgatggaagTCTTCTCTCgcagggttgggggttggcgcgcgcgcgcgcaacAAAGGCCGTTGAGTGTTCAACGGTAGATACAACCCTTAGTGTCTGCTCGTCATGGCTTTACCTAACTCTTTCCCCGCACacgaaaacaaaaaaaatcaagAAAACAATAGGAACTAGATGTAGATCGTCATGCGCGCGCGACACAGAACGAAGGGCGTGGGCAGGCAGAATGGTAGAATGGTAGGATGAATGtcggagggtgatgatgacggtgagTGGTCAGGGTCACACGTCAGATGCGCAGGTGTCGTCAATACACCCACAAGATAAGGCTAACGGCGCAAGGGTCGTCTTGGCGTGGAGAGCCCAGCTGCCGATAAGATATGAAACCGAACCGTTGGCCAATCACCGACCGCCGTAGAACATGCCAAGACTCTCCCCCAGATCTTGGAAGCACACGCCAGTGGAGGTTCGAAatgtgggaggtgggaatcGCGTTTGTGAGGGCAGTGTAGATATAAACTACCTGTTGTCTTATCATCGTAGATCGGCTGACATTTTCCTGCCTCGTGGTGTTGCTTGCTAGGAACATCCCTTCCACGTTATCTGCTCAGGTGCCCGGCTGTTTGGATGGTGCTAAAATAGAGCGAAAAATGACtggctccagctcctcaaccccaagccaTTCTATTTTTGGTATCTCGACCGTTGACGATACATGTCTTTATAACGGCAAACCCGTCCACAAAAGGCACCAAACCCTCATCTCATGTTTGATCTCTCCCCAAGGCCACCCGACTTCACATATTAAGCCAGATATCTATCTCTCTTATCTACCAACAGTCATCTCACCATTTCAACCTTACCAAATCCAGCCATGAAGGCGACCCCATCTGCGACCGCCCACGTGACAATCATCACCTGCGATGCAACTATGTCGTGCATCGTTTTTATATCTGACTTCTCGGTCTCTTGAAGCctcttttttggggggttggctgaCATCAGATGAACTCTGGCTATCACTGTGGTTTGACATCTCACCCCTCTTGCGTTTGTCAAACCTGACTACAAGGTAACAATATCAACATCTGGTCCTACCTTTACTCTAATTTCTCGTGTTCAACCTACTACGAAGTAACATGCTCGGAACTTTCTGTGTTTACCGGGTATGCGTCCTCTGAAGTAGGACGTCCACCCGTCAACCTCCCAGTCCAACCACATCACAAgaacaaaacaaccacaggccatcctctccatcaccccACCCAACTgaaccaaaagaaaagtcGAAAACACAAGGCCCCTcgacaagacaaaaaaaaaaaaaaaagagcaaaAGCTCACAGGCCAACCTTTGTAGGGTGGCCAGCTACGACAACCCCTCGAGGGGCTTTACTCCGGAATCGAACTCGGGGGCTATCAATTGCAAGCCCCCGgcgggtggggggggagtttAACAGCAGCTCTTACACCTTGGCCATTTGTCCTGACCACAAGTGGCGCCCTGGTCAAGCTGTTCAAGCTGCTTATTGGAATGAGAGAAAAGGGAACTAATATATATACCGTGGTTGGcttgctccttcctctttctctgTTGCGGATCAAAAAGACCTGCCCACATTCGACTCGCACACTTGAGACCAAGCAAAGGTAACTCACACACAGACAATAAAAAGTAAACAAGCACGAGTAAAGAATAAAAGTCTCATAAAAATATGTACACCGCGAATCGAATATtaccccaacccatcctttttcccaaaaaaacaaaacaaaaaaaataataatCCAACATCATTACAATCATGAACCCAttcccttttcctcttccttctaCTCtgccccctcatcaacagcgAACCTCCCCAAGTATCTaaacaccctcaacccctcctcaacccccttcacaacctgctcaaccccctccccaacaacaacaccctcaccctgCCCCCTGCTCACCCCAACCGTCTGCTCCAACGCCTGTCCCGCATTCTCCCCCACAGCTGCGACCGGCTTCCCCCAACGATAACTATCCACCAAGATCTGCCCCGGCCGTCCGGCAGGGAACAACGGAGAGTTCTTTCCTCCAGTCAATaacccctccgccccatccGTCACAACAACCGCGTCGTACCCAGTGGCATCGGCAGCAGAGTAAGTTtgatccaccccctccttgagaacctcgccaacaacagtgaccacaaccccctccttgCTGAGCtgctccttcaactcccGCGCCTGAGCAAGCGACCCATCATTGAAAGACGAGGCAAGGACGCCAACCCTCAAAGTCGCAATCGTGGGGAGAGTTCCGTTAAAGATGGAAAGCCCAGCCGTGACATTGTTATGGTAGAATGCCGGGTCCGGAGCCGGCGCCTCAAGTCCAAGAGCCACCGCAACCCGCTTCGCCACATCGTTTGACACACGGTTGATCTGCTCCAACACGTTCTTCTTCACCTGCTCGTTCTTGAGGTGAGATGCCTCAAACCGGATAGCGTTGATCAAAAACTGCTGCTCAACCCTCGTCAACGAGTTGTAAAACAACCTCGGCTGCGACCAATGATCATCAAACGTCGGCGACAGCGCCCTGACCAGCTTCCCATCCACGATCCTGTTCGGCGCCGTAAAGAACCCCTTCCCGTGCGTCTGgttggcttggagggggtACCCCCCGTTGAGAGTGTTAGGGGTATAAGGGTAAACATTCTTATGAATAAACATCTGTCCCGCCCCGTcccggttgttgttgtgaacAGGCGAGACGGGTCTGTTGATGGGGATCTGCTCAAAGTTGGGCCCGCCCTGGTTCCGGTTGAGCTGCGTGTCAAGGTACGAAAACAAACGGCCTTGGAGAAGCGGGTCCTCGGTAAAGTCGACACCACGGACAATGTGACCAGGCTGGTACATGACCTGCTCCGTCTCGGCAAAGTAATTGGTCGGGTTCCGGTCCAGCTTCATGATACCGAGGGGAACCAACGGAGCGAGCTCCTCGGGGATGATCTTGGTGgggtcgaggaggtcaaACCCAAAGGCGAGGGCCTTTTCTTCGTCAACGATCTGGACGGACAGCTCCCACTCTGGACCGTTGCCTGACTCGATCGCGTCCCAGAGATCCTGACGGTGGAAGTCGGCGTTCTTGCCAGCGAGAACCTGGGCCTCTTCCCAGACCAGAGAAGCCTTGCCTTGCTTGGTCTTGAAGTGCCACTTGATGAGCTTGGAGTTGCCGTCGTCCGTGACGAAACGGAAGGTGTGCACGCCGAAGCCGTCCATGTGACGATAACTGCGAGGGATGCCGTTGCCGGACATGGCCCAGAAGAGAGTGTGCATAGTGCTGGGCTGCTGGCTGAAGAAGTCCCACGCCGAATCGTGAGCGGTGGCCGCCTGGGGGACCTCATTGTCCGGGCTGGGCTTGACAGAGTGGATCAAGTCGGGGAAGCGGATGGCGTCTTGGATAAAAAAGACGGGGATGTTGTTGCCGACAATGTCAAAGTTCCCTTCGTCAGTGTAGAAGCGGGTAGCGAACCCGTGGACATCGCGAGCGGTATCAGCACTGCCGCGGGAACCAGCAACGGTCGAGAACCGGACGAAGACGGGAGTCTTCTTTCCAGCTCCACCGAGGAAGGAAGCAGCCGTGATGTTGCTCCAGTCGGCATAGCTTGTGAAGGTACCGTGAGCACCGGCACCACGAGCGTGAACAGCTCTTTCGGGGATCTGATTTCAGTGTCAGTACATTACAT includes:
- the CAT3 gene encoding catalase (COG:Q; EggNog:ENOG503NUEX), which codes for MHGGSSSMKRLLTWATLVGSMSAVTKAACPFADPNYHLAKRDEGASQQTENILEEYEVDDSNAYMSSDVGGPMEDQNSLKAGYRGSTLMEDWIFRQKIQHFDHERIPERAVHARGAGAHGTFTSYADWSNITAASFLGGAGKKTPVFVRFSTVAGSRGSADTARDVHGFATRFYTDEGNFDIVGNNIPVFFIQDAIRFPDLIHSVKPSPDNEVPQAATAHDSAWDFFSQQPSTMHTLFWAMSGNGIPRSYRHMDGFGVHTFRFVTDDGNSKLIKWHFKTKQGKASLVWEEAQVLAGKNADFHRQDLWDAIESGNGPEWELSVQIVDEEKALAFGFDLLDPTKIIPEELAPLVPLGIMKLDRNPTNYFAETEQVMYQPGHIVRGVDFTEDPLLQGRLFSYLDTQLNRNQGGPNFEQIPINRPVSPVHNNNRDGAGQMFIHKNVYPYTPNTLNGGYPLQANQTHGKGFFTAPNRIVDGKLVRALSPTFDDHWSQPRLFYNSLTRVEQQFLINAIRFEASHLKNEQVKKNVLEQINRVSNDVAKRVAVALGLEAPAPDPAFYHNNVTAGLSIFNGTLPTIATLRVGVLASSFNDGSLAQARELKEQLSKEGVVVTVVGEVLKEGVDQTYSAADATGYDAVVVTDGAEGLLTGGKNSPLFPAGRPGQILVDSYRWGKPVAAVGENAGQALEQTVGVSRGQGEGVVVGEGVEQVVKGVEEGLRVFRYLGRFAVDEGAE